A stretch of DNA from Paenibacillus sp. FSL W8-0186:
CAACCCCTTCGATTATGATTCCGAATAAGCCAGCTCAAGCTTCGTCAAATCATTCTTCTCGCCGACAATGACAAGCACGTCGCCTTCTTCAAGCCGGTCGTTGGCCGCCGGCGAAATGTTCATTTTGCTGCCCGTCTTGATCGCCATGACGTTGCAGCCGAACTTGGCCCGAATATCAAGCTCCTTCAGGTTCTTGCCAACCATCGCCTTCGTGATCTGCAGATCAACGATGCTGTATTCGTCCGACAGCTCGATGTAGTCGAGGATGTTCGGCGAGGTCAGGTGATGGGCCAGGCGAAGCCCCATATCCCGCTCCGGATAGATCACCTTGTCTGCACCGATCTTATTCAGCACCTTGCCGTGCAGCTCATTCTGGGCTTTAACGATAATGATTGGCCCGCCCAAGTCTTTAAGGATCAGCGTCGTCAAAATGCTGGCTTGAATATTCTCGCCGATCGCCACGACCACGACATCAAAATTGCGTATGCCCAGCGCGCGAAGCGCCTCTTCGTCCGTAGAGTCTGCGGATACGGCATGCGTCACGATATTGGATACGGCCTGCGTGCGCTGCTCGTTGGCGTCGATCGCCAGGACATCAAAGCCCATATTGCTTAAAGCGCTGGCCACGCTGAGCCCAAAGCGGCCCATGCCGATGACAGCGTATTGTTTTTTTGCGGATTGTGCCATGCTTCCACCTACCCGAGTCCATATTTATGCGAAATAGTATACCACAACCCGTCCCAAACTTGTATTTTCAGAGCAAGAGCCGGGAACATTAACACCGGGCAATGACTATTTCAAGGAGGTATAGATATGCCAATTACTCTTGACCTTAGACAAGCGGTTGTGCATAAAATGCACGGCAAAAACGAAGCAGGCCTGCGGGATATGGTAGAGGGCTCGATCGATGCCCAGGAGACTGCGCTTCCCGGCCTTGGCGTCGTTTTTGAGATCATCTGGAAGCATATCGACGACGCGAAGAAAGATGAATTGATCTCTCTCCTGAGCAGAGAGCTTGCTTCTGCCGAGCTGAAGCCATTGAAATAAGGATAGCCCGCCATCATCGCAACACAAGAAGCCTCCTTACCTGTGATCCTGTAAGGAGGCTTCTTTGTTGTATAGTACTGGAGCGAAACTAAGCATAGCCTCGGCTTATAGCATGAGCCTTTCCGGCTCATTTTTGCCTTATGGCGCTGTCTCCAGGAACTTCGCATCCGGATTTTTCTCCATCGCAGTTCTCATCGCGTACTCGTTCTCGAACAAGACGACATAATTGCCCTTCTTATCCGTCACCAGCGTTGAATTAATCCGGAATTTCGAAGGATCCACCTTATCCGCGACAATCCAGCGCGCGAATTGGAACGGCATCCGCTGCAGTTGGACATCGACGCCGTATTCAGCCTTCATACGGTATTCGAACACCTCGAACTGAAGCTGCCCTACGACACCCAGCAGCATGTCCTCGAAGCCTACCGTCGTGAACACCTGAATGGTCCCTTCTTCCGTCAGCTGATCGATCCCCTTCTGATACTGCTTATGCTTCAGAGCATTCTTTACGGTGACTTTGGCAAAAATCTCCGGCGAGAAGGTCGGCAGCTCATCAAATTCGATCTCGCTTCCTTGGCTGAGCGAATCGCCGATCCGGAAAATGCCGGGATCGAACAGCCCGATAATATCGCCAGGATAAGCCTCGGTGACGATATCCCGATCCTGAGCCAGGAATTGCTGCGGCTGGGACAGCTTGATCTCTTTGCCTGCCCGGACATGCTTCACCGACATGCCTCGCTCGAATTTGCCCGACACGATGCGCAGGAAAGCGATTCGGTCGCGGTGCGCCGGGTTCATGTTCGCCTGGATTTTGAACACGTAGCCGGAGAACTTCTCGTTTGTCGGCTCGACCAATCCGGTCAAGCTATGGCGCGGCTCCGGCTTTGGAGCAAGACGCAGGAAGTTTTCCAGGAACGTCTGGACACCGAAATTATTGACGGCGCTGCCGAAGAAGACCGGAGTCAGCTCACCGCGGCTGATTTTCTCCATATCGAAGGGATCACCCGCTACATCAAGGAGCTCCAAGTCCTGGCATAGCTGATCATGCAGGTATTCCCCGGCCAATTCACGGATCACAGGGTCTTGATAATTCTCGACCTTCTTCACTTGGATCTGGGAATGATCATTCCCCTGGAACAATTCAACCTGATTGTTCATCCGGTCGTAAATGCCCGACAGCTCGCGTCCCGAACCGATTGGCCAGTTCATCGGCACAGAGCGGATGCCCAGCACCTGCTCCAGCTCCTCCATCAGATCAAACGGATTCCGGCCTTCCCGGTCCAGTTTGTTGATGAAGGTAAAAATCGGAATGCCCCGCTTGGCGCAAACCTGGAACAGCTTGATCGTCTGTACCTCGACGCCTTTGGCCACGTCAATCAGCATGACAGCTGCATCTGCAGCAGTCAATGTACGGTAGGTGTCCTCACTGAAATCCTGGTGGCCCGGCGTATCCAGTATGTTGACCCGATGGCCGTTATAGTCAAACTGCATGACGGAAGAAGTGACGGAAATTCCGCGCTGCTTCTCGATTTCCATCCAGTCGCTTGTCGCATGCTTGCTTGCCTTGCGAGCCTTAACGGATCCTGCCAGACGGATCGCGCCGCCGAACAGCAATAATTTCTCGGTTAATGTGGTTTTCCCGGCATCCGGGTGGGAAATGATCGCGAACGTCCGCCGCTTATTCACTTCCTCCTGCAGCACTTGCCCCAATGCTTTGCTCATGTATCACTAGTCCTCTCATTCCACAAATTCACGTTGTATATTGTAACATATTTTGTCTCTTTGTACGCAAAAACACCCTCACATCTTGGGAGATGTCGAGGATGCTTTTGTGCTTGCCCGGTATTAGCTTATGCTTACAGGCGCTATTTGGTCACTTGGCCATTAGATTCGGTAGAAAAATCTCCCCAAATGATGCTTTCCTGCAGTGGACGGCGGCCGCTCGGCACATTCCTATCCTTGAATTTATCCGGGAGCAGCTCCGTGCTGCCCGGATATCCGAGTGCAACTACAGCATGCAGCTCAAAATTTGCCGGAATGCTCAGCAGCTCCCTGGCCTTTACCCGGTCATATCCGCCGATGGCCCGGGTGTTCAGTCCTAGCAAGGAGGCCTGCAGTGCAATGCTTGCCCATGCTGCCCCTGTGTCGAAAGCATGCGCCCCATTCATCTTCCCATCCTCTTGCACTGAGGATAATAGAAGGATAAGCACAGGCGCCTGAGCCGCCCACTCCAGATTGCCGGGAACAATAAACTCGTGGAACAGTTTCAACTGGCTCTCTTCCCTGGCTACGATAAAACGCCACGGCTGAAAATTATTGGAGGAAGGAGCCCAACGCGCAGCCTCCAGGATCGCCAGCAGCGTTTGCTCTGCCACCGGCCGGGCGGCAAATGCGCGGGATGACCAGCGGTTAACGAATAATGGGTCGGCTCCATGTTCCGCTATGCGGGACAGAGCCTCTTCCTTCATAGAATTTGCCGATACAGGTATGGTTG
This window harbors:
- the sspI gene encoding small acid-soluble spore protein SspI; amino-acid sequence: MPITLDLRQAVVHKMHGKNEAGLRDMVEGSIDAQETALPGLGVVFEIIWKHIDDAKKDELISLLSRELASAELKPLK
- a CDS encoding peptide chain release factor 3; the protein is MSKALGQVLQEEVNKRRTFAIISHPDAGKTTLTEKLLLFGGAIRLAGSVKARKASKHATSDWMEIEKQRGISVTSSVMQFDYNGHRVNILDTPGHQDFSEDTYRTLTAADAAVMLIDVAKGVEVQTIKLFQVCAKRGIPIFTFINKLDREGRNPFDLMEELEQVLGIRSVPMNWPIGSGRELSGIYDRMNNQVELFQGNDHSQIQVKKVENYQDPVIRELAGEYLHDQLCQDLELLDVAGDPFDMEKISRGELTPVFFGSAVNNFGVQTFLENFLRLAPKPEPRHSLTGLVEPTNEKFSGYVFKIQANMNPAHRDRIAFLRIVSGKFERGMSVKHVRAGKEIKLSQPQQFLAQDRDIVTEAYPGDIIGLFDPGIFRIGDSLSQGSEIEFDELPTFSPEIFAKVTVKNALKHKQYQKGIDQLTEEGTIQVFTTVGFEDMLLGVVGQLQFEVFEYRMKAEYGVDVQLQRMPFQFARWIVADKVDPSKFRINSTLVTDKKGNYVVLFENEYAMRTAMEKNPDAKFLETAP
- a CDS encoding nitroreductase family protein; the encoded protein is MSHSELATIPVSANSMKEEALSRIAEHGADPLFVNRWSSRAFAARPVAEQTLLAILEAARWAPSSNNFQPWRFIVAREESQLKLFHEFIVPGNLEWAAQAPVLILLLSSVQEDGKMNGAHAFDTGAAWASIALQASLLGLNTRAIGGYDRVKARELLSIPANFELHAVVALGYPGSTELLPDKFKDRNVPSGRRPLQESIIWGDFSTESNGQVTK
- a CDS encoding TrkA family potassium uptake protein translates to MAQSAKKQYAVIGMGRFGLSVASALSNMGFDVLAIDANEQRTQAVSNIVTHAVSADSTDEEALRALGIRNFDVVVVAIGENIQASILTTLILKDLGGPIIIVKAQNELHGKVLNKIGADKVIYPERDMGLRLAHHLTSPNILDYIELSDEYSIVDLQITKAMVGKNLKELDIRAKFGCNVMAIKTGSKMNISPAANDRLEEGDVLVIVGEKNDLTKLELAYSES